AACAGCTCACCCTTCCACCACGATCCATCACCGACATCGTCCTCGAAACCACTGTGACCGACCCAGCCATATGGTGGCCAAAACAATGGGGCGATCAACCCCTCTACAGCGGAGCCCTCGCCATCAccgtcaacaacaccctctccgaCTCCATCACCCAACAATTCGGCCTCCGCAGCGTCAcctccaagctcaactcCCACCAAGACGTCACCTACATCGTCAACCACATCCCCTTCCAAGTCATTGGCGCAGGCTACACCCCCAACATCTTCCTCCAATTCGATCCCTCCAGATGGGAAGCCGAACTCCAGTAcgtcctcgacctcggcctCAACACCGTCCGCCTCGAAGGCAAAAACGAGCACCCCATCCTTTACGAAATCGCCAACCGCCTCGGGATATTCCTCATGCCAGGCTGGGAATGCTGCGACAAGTGGGAGTCCTGGTCCTACAACCAcgacctcttcctcaacccaccaccagtcTGGTCAAACGCCGATtacaccatcgccaacaacTCGATGCTCCACGAAGCAGCCATgctccaaacccacccctccgtCCTGACCTACCTTATCGGATCAGACTATTGGCCTGACGCACGCGCCACACCCATCTACCTCAACGCCTTGAAACACTACGACTGGCAGACTCCCATCATCGGGTCGGCTTCCAAAAGGGGGtactcccccctcaccgGCCCCTCGGGCATGAAAATGGAAGGACCCTACGACTGGGTCCCCCCGAACTACTGGTACGAGACCTCCCCTGCCCGCGCAGGCTCAGCTTTCGGTTTCGGGTCAGAACTCGGCGCCGGAGTGGGAACCCCCACCGTATCCTCCCTAACGAAATTCCTCTCCCCTTCTGACCTTGACGACCTTTGGAAAAACCCGACGAAACCATTATATCACATGTCCCGTGAAGGATCAGAGTTCACCACACGACAAATCTACCACTCTGCCCTTTCCGCCCGGTGGGGTAGTCCGACATCATTGGAGGATTATCTCATGAAATCGCAAATAATGGATTACGAGGCTACAAGAGCGCAGTTTGAGGCTTTTGCGGTGAAATGGAGTGATAGGAACAGACCGGCAACGGGATTGATATATTGGATGCTGAATAATGCGTGGCCGTCGCTGCATTGGAATGTTTGGGATTATTACATGAAGCCGGGGGGGAGTTATTATGGTGCGAAAGCTGGGGCTAGGAGGGAGCATGTTGTTTATGATTATATCACGAAGGAGGTTTGGATAGTTGATAGGACGGTTGATGATTTATATCgcgagagggaggtggagataCAGGTtgtggggttggatgggggggtgaagTTTGGGAGTTTGGTGAAGGTGGAGAGTTTGCCTaatgggagtgggagggtggCAGGGTTAGGCGGGGAAGGGGCGTTGGGTTATTTGACGGGGGGGGTGTTTTTACGGCTGGTGCTcagggatggggatgggagggtgcTGAGTCGGAATGTGTACTGGTTGAGTAAGGAGCTGGATCGGTTGGATTGGGGGGAGACGACTTGGTTTGTGACGCCGGTGGGGAGGTATGCGGATTACAAAGAGTTTAATACACtcaaggaggcggaggtgacagttgcggtggagaggaggggtgagaAAGAGGTTGTGGTTAATTTGGAGAATCGGGCTAGTGTGCCGGCGTTTTTTGTTGgtttggagttgttggatgggaatgggaatgatGTTTTGCCGTTGACTTGGGAGGATAATTATGTCACTTTGTGGCCGGGGGAGAAGATACGTTTGGTTGCCAAGTCGGTTGGTTCACGAGGGTGGCAGCCGGCGAGTGTTCGTGTGGGAGGCAAGAATGTCAAGGAGATGCTTGTCAGTGTATCTTAGTTTGTAGAACAAAAAAAGTGTTGCTCTGCAGAGATGACTGCCTAAACATGTGTGGCAGGATGATTGTGAGATCAATGTTGGTTTGTGGTGTGATCAAGCATAGGGGGTATGGGTGTGGTAGTGGGTCCACAGATGATTCAGGGtttcaggggtcatgtttGGGTGTTTTCCCCATTTTTATGTTTGGTTTCGGTTTTCGTGAGTCTAGCCATGTGGAAGTTtttcttgccctccttgtTGTTCATTGCAGACACCGGGACCCATAAATGGGTTCACCACTGGATGTGGAGTTTTATTCATATCTTGTTCCCTTCAGTATCTTCGCTCCGCGTCACGTCAGAAGCTCTGCGCTGGTTCCTCAGGAGACATTAAGATGCAAGTTCCAATTTCAATTCCTCCTTCTGCCACTTCCCCTCAACCCTCAAGTTCTTTCAGATCCCTCACACTCCAAACCAGAGATGATACTGGTGGGGACAAGCCTCTCTCCAAGCTCATACCGACTTTTGCAGTTGATGTCTCTGGGAGTACCTACCCGAATGGAGCTCTAGTTGCAAAGAAGAACGCCATAATCAAGATCTCCGACCTTCTTGAGGATCAATGGTCATCCCCCATTCTCCCTTGGAACTATATTGCCCACCCTCCGTGTGATCGCAGGACCATCGGTACACTGAAGCACATGTATGGGACCAGACCGGCTGCCTTGTTTGAGGGCACAGAAAGTCTAAAGATACTACCGAATTCCCTGGTATGGTTTCTTATGACGGATGGAGAGATTGGAAGGGATGAGCTACAGAAATTCACCAACCACTTTCGCGAAAATGGTCCACAGTATTGCTGCAGTAGTCATTGTCTTTGGACACAGACACCGTCACTCGTCACCCTTCCATTGTAATGTCTCAGTCGGCATATCCGTTTATGGGATTGCGCCCACGACATCTTCTTGTTTCATGATATTCAGACCGGCATCGTCTGAGTCTTCGAGGCCAAGGGTTATTTTTCGAGAGTTATTCCTAATGAGCGGCGGGTCACTCGACTGTGTAAAGATACGAAATGGGGGGATCTGATTGAAATCATGTATGATGACTTGGTCAAGGTCTCCATTCCCAAGCCAGAGTTACCGGACCGTCATGTCATCAAGCTTCGTGACGGCGAGACCATCAACATGGAGGATCTTTACAGTCACTCGCTGCCATCTGACGAAATTTTTGATTTTCTTGGCTCCGCCACTGCCCTTGACGCCATAATTATTACTTCCGAGACCgcaggggagggagagaggctTTCTGAAGCGCTCCGAACAGCCCTGGCGAAGGGAGTAGATTCTGCCCAAGCCGGCATCAATCTGAGCTCTGTTTACCTCAGGACCATTTTCCAAGACGCATTCGATGCCAGCGGTGCTGATGCCCAGAAGCCCGATGCCCTGTGGCTTGCATTGAAGCAACATAAGTTCACCCAGACGATTGATATTGAATCCATGAAGGCACATTTACGACAGGAACACCGAGACACTCGAGTGCGTGTCAAGGCTTGTTCGACTTCTGCGCAATCCGTCACCTTTCTGGAAAAAATGTCACAAAAGGGAAAGTGGCAAGAAAAACAGAGACACTGGCATGCTGAGGCCGCTTCTCTGAGGCCTACCAAGTCCGATGACTTTGATGAGTGTTCAACTCCTTTTAGATATATCACATCGCCTCCCGAGAAAGGCGGAAAGTTAGCGAACGGGAAGTCGGCACGACGTGatccatcctcgccggcgACCGTCGGGAGGTCAGCATCATCCGTTACCTTGGATCATGAGTCACATTCAGGTGACGGGGATAGCTACGTCCATGTAAGGATGTAAGCACTCCGTCTTGGATGAGAAATCCATTCTGTTGCGACCCAATTGGGACGACTTCCAGGTAGACGCGCAAGACCTTCACGACTGCTGCGTCTGTGGTGAGCAAAAATGTTTACAGATGTTTTTGCTTCGACCCCATAGAAGTTATGGTATGGATCACGAGCGTAGGGAGAGATTTGTGCCTTTCATTTTCCCCATCACTTGTTGCGATGGTTGTTTTGGCGTCTTGCACCAAACGGGCAAACTGCCGAACGGTGAGGATCCCCCTACCGAGGCTGTGCCAGACCTGACACAACTACCTGAAAGAAAATCAGCACGGAAGAGATGGCTGGCTCCTTTGGAAAACGTGATTGACTTCAACACCCTGCGGGCCATATGGGGTACGCATGATGGTATAACAACGTGGTTGGATTACCCCCTCGAGAACTTTATTCAGCTGATTCGACTTTGTTCACTCCACCCCGAGAACCAGGATCACCATAGACCTCAAATCCTGATCTGGGACAAGTTCTTGTACGAGCTAGCGGATAGACATTTGAAGCTATCTGCTGAGATCGGACATTATGAGAGCCTTCAGAGACTGAAAAACATCCTGCCCGATCCGTCTTCTCTTTCACACAAAAGTATCAGGGCTCTGCAAGACCTACAAGGAACATATTTGGTGCCCCAAGAAAGTCTCGATTTGTTTACGAGCTGTTTCAACGGGCACTGCAATTTCTTCGAGGCAGTAGCATCTGGCAGGTTTGACTGGGCACTACTAATTTTTCTGTTTTCGCTGGTGGAGGACTTGGAATCCATACAGGATTCGGACTCTTTCGACCTGCACGAATTTCTGTCTAGGATGAGGAACAGCATCGGGAGGCCGGAGCAAATAGCTCCAAAGACGCCCAAGTGTTGATTCAGCTGACGAAAGATTTAAAGGATTAGATGCCTAATGGCATTCAATTGGTACACAGATTGAAGGCAGACGGCCACAGGAGGTTTTGTTGATGAATAGGCAGTTAGCTTTTGCCATAGCGTTCTTAGTATGCTTATAGAAAACGCAACTTAGGTACCTAGTACCTAGGTAAATACCAGCTGTTTGTATTGCTAGTATACTGTCTTCACTATTTTAATGCCATGGTACCTTACAACCTGATTCATTAGTTGTGGTCTTCCTGGCTTTGATGTAGCAAGGCCACGAGTGTTGGACAACCGTGAAAAAGGCTTGCCACTTCCACTCCTGCTCCGGATTTACCTGTGAGATGTCATAGTCCCTGACCAGTGTGGCCGCAATCTTGCTCATTTCAAGTCTTGCAATATTTTGTCCGGGGCAAGAGTTGTAGCCATAACCCCACTGTACACATCAGTCAGTCAGTTTTCCTAACAACATCACTAAAGGCTTTCACTCACAGGCATAAACCACTTGTCCAATTCTCCTGTATCCTCTGTCAACCACCTCTCTGGCTTGAACTCCCCGGCGTCCTTCCCCCATATCTCTTCCGACAAATGCATAACCCAAGAATTCACAGACAAAATCGACCCCTTCTCAAAGCGCCTCCCCCCGATCTCCAATCCCTCAGGTCCCACCACCCTAGGCAAGTTCATCGGCACAGGTGCAAACATCCTCAGCCCCTCCTTCAAACAAGCCTGCAGATAAACCAACCTCTTCGCCTGCCCCCAGCTAACCACCCTTTTCTCTCgtcccccttccttctcctgcagCTCGATCACCTCTTTCCTAGCCCTTTCCCAAGCCCCAGGAGTCCGTATCATGTAGTACACAAAACTCTGCAACGCGCAACTAACAGTCTCACTTGCCGCTCCCACCGTACTGACAGTAACAGCCTGTACATCCCTCCACTTTATCTTCTCAGGATGCTTTTCCATCGCCCTAAACCAATACTCCACACTATCAAACCTTGATTCGTCTCTCTTGTCCTGTAAACGGGCTCTCATCGCTTTGATGGCTGTATCAAAGAGATGTCCATACGGTAGGATATTAAGCCAGGTGATAAACGGGTTCCCCAATAACGCGACGTGGATGTGATAAAAAAACGCCATGGCAGACGCGTACATTGACAGCCAGTATCCATTCGCAATCGCATTACCGACATCAGTCCCTGTCTCGAGGAAACCGAATTGACTCGAAAAGAGGACCTCCCCCGCTACATCGAACGAAGTGAACGTAAAATACTTatccaaacccacctccctccccgtcctggCAAAACCAtcaagatggccaagaagcaaagaGATGACGTTGTCGAGCTGAGGCTCTGACCGCAGCACGTTGGTGAGGGCATACCCCGAAGCAAAAGCCTTGCTTTTctccattttcttttttgggtCGGTGATCGCCATGGGACTCTGGAAGCGATAGTCTGGAATGGCAGTCATGCGGTACCAGGGACCTTTCTTGAGCTGACTCCCGAGGATTTTCTTGATGGCTTCGGGATGGGAAACGGAGACTTCATTGTGGGCGAGGCGGACAAAGTGCCCGTGTTTGTTGTGGAGAGAGACGAGCTGAAGGTTTTGGTCACCTTTGAGGATGTGGTAGATGTGCCAGAggcgggagatggaggcgaaGGGTGGGccggggatggaggagagggggtggaggtggcggcggtagatgatgatggaggtgatggttgcTAAGAGTATCTGGATGGCCAGAGTCCAACTCATGGTCAGGCGTTTGTCTAGCAAGAGATCCATTTTCGTCTTAGGAGTAAAAGACAATAGGAAGTCCTGAGGGTTTTGCGAAGACAGGAGCATTTAAATGTCTCGATTCATGTCACAAATCTGGTTATCTCGCCAGTGATTAGGTTCCATCCCGCACAGCCCAAATGCCTTGCATACTGTTTCATCAGACCACGTTTGACAAATCAGAAGTGTTGATATGATTCGGAGAATCGGAGTCTGTGGGTCTCTCGGCAGTGCATGATCATCGCTGAACATGCCTCAAAGGAGAGGTAACAGCGGCACTATGGGAATAATGCTGACTGTGCACACCGACATACAACTCACATGTCAGCCGAATACTAGTAACGGACCAAATGCTGCGGGAAAGAAGACATTGATTCGAACCTCATCGAGACTGCCAGGGAGAGGTCATTATGACCAAGCAAGTTCAATGCAGAACCTGCTTACCCCGAGCCCCTGACTACCCTAGATCTGTGGTACAGAGCTATCAGTCTCTGCCGGAGACTCGTTCACCTTCCCCCATTTGTTTCcatcctgcttctcctttaACCACTCATCCAATTTCCGGAATGCATACTCATCATGTTTCTTCTGCGAACGACGAAAAACCTCCTCATACTATCCCGGCGTTTCGCACGACTGTAATCTACGGCGCGCAGCCCCAAACCCATCGGGAGCGTTGAGGCCATCGAGGTGGTCAGGCGCGATTTTGAGCTTGACGTCGCGTGGGATTTGAGGGAAAATCACTTCGTCTCCGATTCGCTGCAGGAGCTGGGTGAACTCATCAAATGCGGGTCTCTCTTGTTTCTCGTGGTCATCCGTAATGTACACTTTCATCAGCGGTGACATGGTAGAACATGCAGGATTTTTCTATGCCAGTGACTGGATCTCAAAGGGActcgatgatggtgaggtcGCGGTaggatgtgatggtgggaatgggatgCCCCTCATCCGCTGTTGCGGTGCCATTGTTGGACTCCATGACTGTCTTGTCAATGGAAGACATGGTGGATTGATCTTCTTGAATGGAACGTTCAGTTTTGTGATGTGGGAAATAGAGTCCAGAGACAAACGGACAgtgctgttgatgacgaGAGACGAGGTTGGTGCCCAAAACATGCAGTCGCACAGCCAAATAATTATTGGCTGGCTAAATCCCACTGTAACCTATGCCAACAGCGCAGAGAAGCCTTTTCGTGTCCAAGTCAAGAGCGATGTCACAGAATGGGGTCGACGTTGAAGACAGTCGACTGTATCTCCGAAGAGAATGCTACAATGAAGTATTCGCAAGCAATTCGACATCAACCCTCTCGTTTCCAACCCCTATATCGACGTTCACAACCTGAAATCTACACCACATTCATCAAAGCTCCATCATCTTATCCAAATACTAGCGCGTCTGTAAAAACCAGTCGTGAAGACCCCTTTCAGCATGGGCCTCGGCCTCATATTCCAACGAGTGCTGAAGATTCGTCCTGTTTATCCCCACACCCTCCACATTGGCTGAGTGAATCAAGTCCTTAAGCAGCTCATCAAACTTTCTGTCCGACCTCTTATGGAAGCTCGTTACCTCCTTCTTCGACACAATAAGCACTCTCTAACAGCTCCGAGAAGTCTAATAGCCTGGTTTAAAGCCTGGTCATGCACAAATCCAATTTGTTTATCCAATTGTACTCTAGCAAAGTCCAATTCCTTGATGGTTTCGGCAAAGTTTAGTCGGCGTGCGAAGGCATCCCAGAACTCGGCAAGCTGCATGGAAtggctcctcctgctgctcccagAACCTCATCGCCTCTGCGTCCCACCGGGGATCATTCTCCACTTCCGCATACCTCTGGACAGCCTCCACACACAATTCATCAAGCAGATGATCGTACTTTCCGACCGAGTCCTTTCCACGGCCGTACCTATTCTTTGGCCTCGGATTTCAAATCGTCACCGTCCTCATGCTCATGATCGCTGCTAAGAAACATGAACCTATCCCCTCGATCACAATACCATGATACCACCGACCACGTAGGAAACAGGTAAGCTTGTATGCCTCCTTTATCGCGTCAGGATCGTCCATCCCCATGGCGGCTCggatggggcggaggagttCGAGAAATGCCGAGTTGAAGAGGCCCTTGTCGCGGATGAAGTAGTTGTACTCGTTAAGTACATAAGTTAAGTTAAGTAAAGCCCATTTTTGGTTAAGCCAAATTAAGCGTTCCTATTAGTTTAACTTGTAAATTCGGTAAGCTTTGCtatttttaactttttataaaaagcCGTAATATACTAgatataatattaaagttaTTACTATTAGATTTATAGTTAAAGGTACTGCGACTAATTATTTGGCTTTACCTAAAGTAAGGATTCTATATTTTAATATGTTAAATTACACTAATTAGTTCTTTTTCAAATAGCTTgtattatacttttttttaaaattattCGAATTTGCTTTATCACTTACGTTTCCTTAGTAATACTCTACCGGTGGGTATACTGTAAAAGTGTGTGAAAAAAATGATCAAAATTAAAAGAGGCTGTCGAGCAAGCATCCCACTTAAAAAAAATGTGGGACCCATACCTTGGATATAGTAGGTGCTTGGCAAGCCAGTCAAGTAACAGGCGACTAGCTTGTGCTTGCTCACAGCAGCTAACATACGTCCTTATCTAATCCTTATCAAAGCTTTATCAAATTTGGACAGTTttatcttttctttctttttgcgTATTATTTGGCCGTTATTACGTTCATTATTTTGTATATAATTTTTAATTTTACTGTATTATTGTTTATATTGCAAGCAAGTTTATTGCTGAATTTAATATTACTAAGTTCTATAGTAACTTTAATAACTATCgttaattaata
The sequence above is a segment of the Podospora pseudoanserina strain CBS 124.78 chromosome 5, whole genome shotgun sequence genome. Coding sequences within it:
- a CDS encoding hypothetical protein (EggNog:ENOG503Q4W5; COG:Q) codes for the protein MLLSSQNPQDFLLSFTPKTKMDLLLDKRLTMSWTLAIQILLATITSIIIYRRHLHPLSSIPGPPFASISRLWHIYHILKGDQNLQLVSLHNKHGHFVRLAHNEVSVSHPEAIKKILGSQLKKGPWYRMTAIPDYRFQSPMAITDPKKKMEKSKAFASGYALTNVLRSEPQLDNVISLLLGHLDGFARTGREVGLDKYFTFTSFDVAGEVLFSSQFGFLETGTDVGNAIANGYWLSMYASAMAFFYHIHVALLGNPFITWLNILPYGHLFDTAIKAMRARLQDKRDESRFDSVEYWFRAMEKHPEKIKWRDVQAVTVSTVGAASETVSCALQSFVYYMIRTPGAWERARKEVIELQEKEGGREKRVVSWGQAKRLVYLQACLKEGLRMFAPVPMNLPRVVGPEGLEIGGRRFEKGSILSVNSWVMHLSEEIWGKDAGEFKPERWLTEDTGELDKWFMPWGYGYNSCPGQNIARLEMSKIAATLVRDYDISQVNPEQEWKWQAFFTVVQHSWPCYIKARKTTTNESGCKVPWH
- a CDS encoding hypothetical protein (COG:G; EggNog:ENOG503NZKS; CAZy:GH2), which produces MRLQPLTIGVSAAANLHSVAADPLVFLNGQVTAIPSWDLQSSAEIGTDLAALSKTGVDTSSWHHITTSKCTLMGCLINAGVYSEDDLFYSENMKRVDDRQFSVPWTYRQEYSLEPGPGKHFFLKTHGITSRADIFLNGKQVASKDQQAGSFAGKNYDITKLVAKQNALAIQVHPTSYYHDFALGWVDWNPWPADNGTGVWRDVEVKQTGPVALESLRIITKVGPTVERLKDPATVTLKSRAENLEDKPLVVTAHGSVFAPFGRKAAPITWSKQLTLPPRSITDIVLETTVTDPAIWWPKQWGDQPLYSGALAITVNNTLSDSITQQFGLRSVTSKLNSHQDVTYIVNHIPFQVIGAGYTPNIFLQFDPSRWEAELQYVLDLGLNTVRLEGKNEHPILYEIANRLGIFLMPGWECCDKWESWSYNHDLFLNPPPVWSNADYTIANNSMLHEAAMLQTHPSVLTYLIGSDYWPDARATPIYLNALKHYDWQTPIIGSASKRGYSPLTGPSGMKMEGPYDWVPPNYWYETSPARAGSAFGFGSELGAGVGTPTVSSLTKFLSPSDLDDLWKNPTKPLYHMSREGSEFTTRQIYHSALSARWGSPTSLEDYLMKSQIMDYEATRAQFEAFAVKWSDRNRPATGLIYWMLNNAWPSLHWNVWDYYMKPGGSYYGAKAGARREHVVYDYITKEVWIVDRTVDDLYREREVEIQVVGLDGGVKFGSLVKVESLPNGSGRVAGLGGEGALGYLTGGVFLRLVLRDGDGRVLSRNVYWLSKELDRLDWGETTWFVTPVGRYADYKEFNTLKEAEVTVAVERRGEKEVVVNLENRASVPAFFVGLELLDGNGNDVLPLTWEDNYVTLWPGEKIRLVAKSVGSRGWQPASVRVGGKNVKEMLVSVS